A DNA window from Fragaria vesca subsp. vesca linkage group LG3, FraVesHawaii_1.0, whole genome shotgun sequence contains the following coding sequences:
- the LOC101314257 gene encoding 50S ribosomal protein L13, chloroplastic-like, with product MAVFSLSASSSSFIFSSSSTCSSSTKPPFPSSSSSSSKTLNKTPFVGLSAAQSQKLWLPTTSSLTFGNEGGSRRSFEVHSTQEMTRVPLDERWMWEEDEVDGIDIWNKTWYPKAADHVNTDKPWYIVDATDKILGRLASTIAIYIRGKNLATYTPSVDMGAFVIVVNADKVAVSGKKRNQKLYRRHSGRPGGMTVETFDQLQQRIPERIIEHAVRGMLPKGRLGRQLFNHLKVYKGPDHPHEAQKPLDLPIRDKRIMIQR from the exons ATGGCTGTCTTTTCACTCTCAGCTTCATCCTCTTCCTTCATCTTCTCATCCTCCTCTACTTGTTCTTCTTCCACCAAACCCCCCTTTCCATCTTCCTCTTCTTCTTCTTCAAAGACCCTTAACAAAACCCCCTTCGTTGGTCTCTCTGCGGCCCAATCCCAAAAGCTATGGCTTCCCACAACAAGCTCTCTTACTTTTGGCAATGAAGGCGGTTCGAGACGGAGCTTTGAGGTTCACAGCACGCAGGAAATGACCAGGGTGCCCTTGGATGAACGCTGGATGTGGGAGGAGGATGAAGTTGATGGCATT GATATTTGGAATAAGACATGGTACCCAAAAGCTGCAGATCATGTGAATACTGACAAACCATGGTATATCGTTGATGCCACAGACAAGATTCTTGGAAGACTAGCATCTACAATCGCCATTTACATCCGCGGCAAAAATCTAGCTACCTATACACCCAGTGTTGACATGGGGGCATTTGTCATTGTG GTAAATGCAGACAAGGTTGCTGTATCTGGCAAGAAAAGAAACCAAAAGCTCTATAGGAGGCATTCTGGACGACCAGGTGGTATGACAGTGGAAACGTTTGACCAGTTACAGCAGAGAATACCAGAGCGAATTATTGAACATGCTGTTCGTGGTATGCTTCCAAAAGGGAGG CTTGGTAGGCAACTTTTCAACCACCTGAAGGTTTACAAGGGTCCAGACCACCCACATGAAGCCCAGAAGCCATTGGATCTGCCTATCAGAGACAAGAGAATAATGATACAAAGATAG
- the LOC101314544 gene encoding uncharacterized membrane protein sll0875-like: MALSTILHIKPPPPPPFPSLKPHPSSSFPILPTKTPIPIPIPIQNPTKPLKTHFTMQRPSHASTTVHSAVSDAVTLIQSSPATWQSAILCNLLIFLLGSPILVSGLSLSGIAAAFLLGTLTWRAFGPPGFLLVATYFVIGTAVTKVRMAQKEAEGVAEKRKGRRGPGSVIGSSAAGCICAFLTIFLVGGKAYSRLWQLGFVASFCTKLSDTVSSEVGKAYGKTTYLVTTLKVVPRGTEGAVSLEGTLAGLLASVLLAFVGCLIGQINGPEAVICVIASQIANVGESIIGAALQDKEGFRWLNNDAVNVINISMGSIFAVLMQQALLQNLRM, from the exons ATGGCATTGTCCACAATCTTGCACATCAAACCACCACCTCCTCCTCCATTCCCTTCACTAAAACCACACCCCTCCTCCTCCTTCCCAATTCTCCCCACCAAAACCCCAATCCCAATCCCAATCCCAATCCAAAACCCTACTAAACCCCTCAAAACCCACTTCACTATGCAGAGGCCTTCTCATGCATCCACCACTGTCCACAGTGCTGTCTCCGACGCAGTCACCCTGATCCAATCCTCCCCCGCCACGTGGCAGTCTGCAATCCTCTGCAACCTCCTGATCTTTCTTCTGGGCTCTCCGATTCTGGTTTCTGGGCTCTCCCTTTCCGGCATTGCTGCCGCATTTTTGCTCGGAACTCTCACTTGGCGCGCTTTTGGGCCTCCTGGGTTTCTCTTGGTGGCAACCTACTTCGTCATT GGCACGGCGGTGACAAAGGTGAGAATGGCACAAAAGGAGGCCGAGGGGGTAGCTGAGAAGAGGAAAGGAAGGAGAGGCCCAGGCAGTGTTATTGGATCCAGTGCTGCTGGTTGCATTTGCGCTTTTCTCACTATATTTTTAGTAGGAGGAAAGGCATATTCGCGGCTCTGGCAACTAGGGTTTGTTGCCAGTTTCTGTACTAAGTTGAGTGATACTGTATCAAGTGAGGTGGGAAAGGCATATGGAAAAACAAC GTACTTAGTAACAACATTGAAGGTAGTTCCAAGGGGAACAGAGGGGGCTGTGAGTCTCGAGGGAACCCTTGCTGGACTTTTGGCATCTGTTCTTCTTGCATTTGTTGGTTGTCTCATTGGTCAG ATAAATGGACCTGAAGCAGTTATATGTGTAATAGCTTCCCAAATAGCAAATGTTGGTGAGAGCATTATAGGTGCTGCTCTTCAAGACAAGGAAGGATTTCGATGG CTCAACAATGATGCCGTGAATGTTATAAACATATCAATGGGCAGCATTTTTGCCGTTCTTATGCAGCAGGCATTACTCCAAAACCTACGTATGTAA
- the LOC101295030 gene encoding WD repeat-containing protein 18-like: MSSSSPEIVLTSSPDGPIVAYDVSAGTIVAQFTGSRSPRRGLTVVGKDFGKSYIAASHISPTTGCGSIHLYKWWSSTAFHNLPLPEPVAPLAASFDGLYLFAGGISGSVHTLSVPSGNVLKSLPTHNKPVTCVGVNHDESLLISGSDDGTIAIVPIFRLVGDSECENVEDIILHKFAAHSDSVTAIVSGSGLCYSQIISCSADSTCKFWSLRRGTHLRTVVFPCTISGIALHPTEPEFYAAGSDGSVYIGSFMVGSRKNVIQGSELMTFPHKHRGAVVSAVLVNAGRNMVSASEDGIVLIWDVGEGQVIMAFGNEMSSISDLVSATGISYNKGHSSAVGKNVATECDIALSCEELIKTMPVRQMIEMEDLLKVAAEDRSRAIDTLESAIAIYEKLLELILNEAKKCTLSSKQR; this comes from the coding sequence ATGTCTTCTTCTTCCCCTGAAATTGTCCTGACCAGCTCTCCGGATGGCCCCATTGTTGCCTATGATGTATCCGCAGGAACCATTGTAGCACAGTTCACCGGCAGCCGCTCACCGCGACGAGGCCTTACTGTTGTTGGAAAGGATTTTGGAAAGAGTTACATCGCTGCCTCACACATATCCCCAACCACGGGTTGTGGTTCAATCCACCTTTACAAATGGTGGTCTTCGACTGCCTTTCACAACCTCCCTCTCCCCGAACCGGTTGCACCACTAGCTGCCTCATTTGATGGCTTGTACCTCTTTGCTGGTGGCATATCAGGCAGTGTGCATACACTTTCAGTCCCATCAGGGAATGTGCTTAAATCACTGCCTACACATAACAAGCCTGTGACCTGCGTTGGTGTCAATCATGACGAGTCTCTTCTGATTTCTGGCAGTGATGATGGAACCATCGCTATTGTCCCTATCTTTCGGCTTGTAGGGGACTCGGAATGTGAGAATGTTGAAGACATAATATTGCACAAGTTTGCTGCTCATTCTGATTCTGTCACTGCCATTGTCTCTGGTTCAGGATTATGCTACTCACAGATTATCTCATGCTCAGCGGATTCCACATGCAAGTTCTGGAGTCTCCGGAGGGGAACCCACCTGCGTACAGTTGTGTTTCCCTGCACGATTTCTGGGATTGCATTACACCCCACAGAGCCCGAGTTCTATGCTGCAGGGTCGGATGGTTCGGTATACATAGGATCCTTTATGGTTGGAAGCAGAAAAAATGTAATCCAAGGCAGTGAACTGATGACATTTCCTCATAAGCACCGTGGTGCAGTTGTATCTGCTGTTCTGGTAAACGCAGGAAGGAACATGGTTTCGGCTTCAGAAGATGGGATTGTTTTGATTTGGGATGTTGGTGAAGGTCAGGTGATTATGGCTTTTGGAAATGAGATGTCAAGCATTAGTGATTTGGTGTCTGCAACAGGGATAAGTTATAACAAAGGGCATAGTTCTGCGGTGGGTAAAAATGTTGCTACAGAGTGTGATATTGCGCTCTCTTGCGAAGAACTGATCAAGACTATGCCTGTAAGGCAGATGATAGAAATGGAAGATCTGTTGAAAGTGGCAGCAGAAGATCGGAGCAGAGCCATCGATACACTTGAATCTGCTATTGCAATATATGAAAAGCTCCTGGAACTCATTCTCAATGAAGCTAAGAAATGCACTCTCAGCAGTAAACAGAGGTGA
- the LOC101314830 gene encoding probable salt tolerance-like protein At1g78600-like translates to MKIQCNVCEAAEATVLCCADEAALCWACDEKVHAANKLASKHQRVPLSASHLPKCDICQEAVGYFFCLEDRALLCRKCDVAIHTVNSFVSGHRRFLLTGIKVGLEPNPPGRSGPGGGVAGSSSSVKSESGAVAKCEGNNQLAEECKVAPESVAGMGFSGGSGAGAGSVPQWPMEEFLRFADFDQSFGYMDNGSSKADCGKLGDSDSSVLRSPEEELEDYECIGQVPELSWMVPQVPSPPTSSGLYWPKTYQNPLDSAVFVPDVNYSDMQNSLHYQQNGTVSKRRRQL, encoded by the exons ATGAAGATACAGTGTAACGTGTGCGAGGCGGCGGAGGCCACCGTGCTCTGCTGCGCCGACGAGGCGGCGCTGTGCTGGGCCTGCGACGAGAAAGTCCACGCCGCCAACAAGCTCGCCAGCAAGCACCAGAGGGTTCCTCTCTCCGCTTCTCATTTGCCCAAGTGCGATATTTGCCAG GAGGCGGTTGGGTATTTCTTCTGCTTGGAGGATAGGGCTTTGCTATGTAGGAAGTGCGATGTTGCGATACATACTGTGAATAGCTTTGTTTCCGGTCACCGGAGGTTTTTGCTGACCGGAATTAAGGTTGGGCTGGAGCCCAATCCTCCGGGTAGGTCTGGTCCTGGTGGCGGTGTTGCAGGGTCGTCTTCGTCGGTGAAATCGGAGTCTGGGGCCGTGGCGAAATGTGAGGGGAATAATCAGTTGGCTGAGGAATGCAAGGTGGCGCCGGAGAGTGTGGCCGGGATGGGTTTTTCTGGGGGCTCTGGAGCTGGAGCTGGGTCTGTTCCGCAGTGGCCGATGGAGGAGTTTCTGCGATTCGCTGATTTCGATCAGAGCTTTGGATACATGGATAATGGATCGTCTAAG GCTGACTGCGGTAAACTTGGGGACTCTGATTCATCAGTTTTAAGATCACCTGAGGAGGAACTGGAGGATTACGAGTGCATAGGTCAGGTGCCAGAGCTCTCTTGGATGGTGCCACAGGTACCTTCCCCACCTACATCCTCAGGGCTATACTGGCCTAAAACTTATCAGAACCCATTGGATTCTGCGGTGTTTGTTCCAGACGTTAACTACTCAGATATGCAAAATTCTCTTCACTATCAACAGAATGGTACTGTCTCAAAACGTCGTAGGCAACTATAA